The Planctomycetota bacterium genome window below encodes:
- a CDS encoding DUF1501 domain-containing protein, which translates to MNFAQPAGDRRAFLRRGGGGFGLLALAGLLESQGLLSQGAFAARPDARRLHPLAPQPPHFPVKAKNVIWLFMNGGPSQVDTWDYKPELDKRDGTELAGFDNSTGFFTNQVGPLMKSPFKFERRGESGAWVSEIFPNLGAHVDDMAFIHSCFTQTNNHSPALFEINTGFSRMGFPCVGSWVTYGLGTENQDLPAFVAMYDTLGRGLPKGHAQNWGAGFLPGIYQGTALNAQGEPIDNLTRMAHMNDAEQRRQLDLIGKLNRQHQKENVDEAALAARIESFELAYRMQVSAPEVFDVEREPEAIQKLYGLDDDKCKHFARQALMARRLIERGVRFVQIYSGGMENERSWDGHVDIAGNHRQFAGETDKPIAALLTDLKQRGLLDSTLVICCGEFGRLPVSQKSAKPGRDHNPHAFTTWFAGGGVKRGMHYGETDELGLRAVQGRVSVNDLHATILHLLGMDHTRLTYRFNGRDFRLTDVAGEVVREIVA; encoded by the coding sequence ATGAACTTTGCCCAGCCGGCTGGCGATCGTCGGGCCTTCTTGCGCCGCGGCGGCGGCGGGTTCGGCTTGTTGGCGTTGGCCGGCTTGTTGGAAAGCCAGGGATTGTTGAGCCAAGGCGCATTCGCCGCTCGGCCCGACGCGCGGCGGCTGCACCCACTGGCACCCCAGCCGCCCCACTTTCCCGTTAAGGCCAAGAACGTGATCTGGCTGTTCATGAACGGCGGGCCCAGCCAGGTCGACACCTGGGACTACAAACCCGAACTCGACAAACGCGACGGAACCGAACTGGCCGGTTTTGACAACAGCACGGGCTTCTTCACCAACCAGGTTGGCCCGCTAATGAAGTCGCCGTTCAAATTCGAGCGGCGCGGCGAGAGCGGCGCGTGGGTCTCGGAGATCTTTCCGAACCTGGGAGCGCACGTCGACGATATGGCGTTCATCCATTCGTGCTTCACTCAGACGAACAACCACTCGCCGGCTCTGTTCGAGATCAACACCGGCTTCAGCCGCATGGGCTTCCCGTGCGTCGGCTCGTGGGTGACCTACGGCTTGGGGACCGAGAATCAGGACTTGCCCGCGTTCGTGGCCATGTACGACACACTGGGGCGAGGACTTCCCAAAGGGCACGCGCAAAACTGGGGCGCTGGCTTCCTACCGGGCATCTATCAAGGGACGGCGCTCAACGCCCAAGGCGAGCCGATCGACAATCTGACGCGCATGGCGCACATGAACGATGCCGAGCAACGCCGCCAGCTCGACCTGATTGGCAAGCTAAACCGGCAGCACCAGAAAGAAAATGTCGACGAAGCGGCGCTGGCCGCGCGGATCGAGAGCTTTGAACTCGCCTACCGGATGCAGGTCTCGGCGCCGGAAGTATTCGACGTCGAGCGCGAGCCCGAGGCGATTCAAAAGCTGTACGGGCTGGACGACGACAAGTGCAAACACTTTGCCCGCCAGGCGCTGATGGCTCGACGATTGATCGAGCGCGGAGTGCGGTTCGTGCAAATCTATAGCGGCGGCATGGAGAACGAACGAAGCTGGGACGGCCACGTCGACATCGCCGGCAACCACCGCCAGTTCGCCGGCGAGACCGACAAGCCGATCGCGGCCTTGCTCACCGACTTGAAGCAGCGCGGACTGCTCGATTCGACACTGGTGATTTGCTGTGGCGAGTTCGGGCGCTTGCCCGTTTCGCAAAAGTCGGCTAAGCCCGGTCGCGATCACAACCCGCACGCGTTTACCACTTGGTTCGCTGGCGGCGGCGTGAAGCGCGGCATGCACTATGGCGAGACCGACGAGCTAGGTCTGCGGGCGGTCCAGGGGCGCGTCAGCGTCAACGATCTGCACGCCACGATCTTGCATCTGCTGGGGATGGATCACACCCGGCTGACCTACCGGTTCAACGGACGCGACTTCCGGCTGACCGACGTGGCGGGCGAGGTGGTGCGCGAGATTGTCGCGTGA
- a CDS encoding J domain-containing protein, whose product MSDGSHLPDDPRDWPRGSYELLGVPEAVDRKQLRRAYHALLKRFKPEQAPEQFRLVREAYDQILRHVEFREQYGISIRGGDDADDNASTASHEEAASAATTNGDAPTWPSAPAIEDPASVWRTGVDGDLTKLYLRLTKFVDQRSDDAELYARLYWLKLLAPEVDTAREANDWLVTGLCRVGPAANQLVELYRRALEQSADEALRPRAERLFQVQPVPSWLPTLAAVVWCKARLAGQVERIIDTYTACRSRLGTFGERGLHWQLSSMAVRELWLAHDPRDGASSELRNRPAGKMWREILTELETDFGADPQYYDLLAWLDERRAFSQAWHGARGTMLVRAELLDLLLLAEAGDRGQWRPALLNYLASEEPSRLYIQISSLGVESQLLLHQFGNLVDSVEAYSPDIEQVDWPAELLRRLLVELCDDEPVRADSRESSLRLLQFCLDNCLSPAQLIEHFTQDEDFWSNSGYVLPAAAAGNAPLDITYRAFRLLLG is encoded by the coding sequence ATGAGCGACGGTTCGCACTTGCCTGACGATCCGCGCGATTGGCCGCGTGGTTCTTACGAGCTGCTGGGTGTGCCCGAGGCGGTCGACCGCAAACAGTTGCGCCGCGCCTATCACGCGCTGTTAAAGCGATTCAAGCCGGAGCAGGCCCCCGAACAGTTCCGCTTGGTGCGCGAGGCGTACGACCAGATCCTCCGCCACGTCGAGTTCCGCGAGCAGTACGGCATCTCGATCCGAGGGGGCGATGACGCTGACGACAACGCCTCGACAGCCAGCCACGAAGAGGCGGCTAGCGCAGCAACCACCAATGGCGACGCGCCCACTTGGCCGTCGGCCCCGGCAATCGAGGATCCGGCCAGCGTCTGGCGAACTGGCGTCGATGGCGACCTGACCAAGCTCTACCTGCGGCTCACGAAGTTCGTTGACCAGCGTTCGGACGATGCCGAGCTATACGCCCGGCTCTACTGGCTGAAGCTGCTCGCGCCCGAGGTCGACACCGCGCGCGAGGCGAACGACTGGCTAGTCACAGGACTGTGCCGCGTGGGGCCGGCGGCAAACCAACTGGTTGAGTTGTACCGCCGCGCACTCGAACAAAGCGCGGACGAAGCGCTCAGGCCGCGGGCCGAACGGCTGTTCCAAGTGCAACCGGTGCCGAGTTGGCTGCCGACGCTGGCGGCCGTGGTCTGGTGCAAGGCACGCCTGGCCGGGCAGGTCGAGCGGATCATCGACACCTACACAGCCTGTCGTAGTCGACTCGGCACGTTCGGCGAGCGGGGGCTGCACTGGCAGTTGTCGTCGATGGCCGTGCGCGAGTTGTGGCTGGCCCACGATCCGCGCGACGGGGCGTCGTCCGAGCTGCGCAACCGGCCGGCTGGCAAGATGTGGCGCGAAATCCTGACCGAGTTGGAAACCGACTTTGGCGCCGACCCGCAGTATTACGATCTGTTGGCCTGGCTCGACGAACGCCGCGCCTTCAGCCAGGCCTGGCACGGGGCCCGCGGCACGATGCTGGTCCGCGCCGAGCTGCTCGATCTGCTCTTGCTGGCCGAGGCGGGAGATCGGGGCCAGTGGCGGCCCGCGCTGCTGAACTATCTGGCCAGCGAAGAGCCGTCGCGGCTCTATATTCAGATCAGTTCGCTGGGGGTCGAGAGCCAACTGCTATTGCACCAGTTTGGCAATCTGGTCGATTCGGTCGAAGCGTATTCGCCCGACATCGAACAAGTTGACTGGCCCGCCGAGCTGCTGCGCCGCTTGCTGGTCGAGTTGTGCGACGACGAACCGGTGCGCGCCGACTCGCGCGAATCGTCGCTCAGGTTGCTGCAGTTCTGCTTGGACAACTGCCTCAGCCCGGCGCAGCTCATCGAGCACTTCACTCAGGACGAGGACTTTTGGTCGAACTCGGGCTACGTCCTGCCGGCGGCGGCGGCGGGGAATGCGCCACTGGACATTACGTATCGAGCGTTCCGGTTGCTGCTGGGGTAA
- a CDS encoding P-II family nitrogen regulator: MKKIEAVIRHFKLEAVKNALSEKGVKGMTVTEVRGFGRQKGHTETYRGAEYAVDFIPKVKVEVVVGNNDVRSVVDTIVNTARTGQVGDGKIFISDLADVIRIRTGETSESAI, encoded by the coding sequence ATGAAAAAGATCGAAGCAGTCATTCGCCATTTCAAGCTCGAGGCCGTCAAGAACGCGCTGAGCGAAAAGGGCGTCAAGGGGATGACCGTGACCGAAGTGCGCGGCTTTGGCCGCCAGAAGGGTCACACCGAAACGTATCGCGGCGCTGAATACGCCGTGGATTTCATTCCCAAGGTCAAGGTCGAAGTGGTCGTCGGCAACAACGACGTCCGCAGCGTGGTCGACACCATCGTCAACACCGCCCGCACCGGCCAGGTGGGCGACGGCAAGATCTTCATCTCGGACCTGGCGGACGTGATTCGCATCCGCACGGGCGAGACTTCGGAATCGGCCATCTAA
- a CDS encoding sulfatase-like hydrolase/transferase, whose translation MKTNPGVICSLLFVILLGAVSTAAAVERPNFVVVLADDLGYGDLGCFGHPTVRSPNLDRLAAEGCRLTQCYSAGAVCSPSRAGLMTGRTPCRLGINNHIPQLSPLHLQAKELTVAKLLQGAGYATCHVGKWHLCGKFNEPSQPQPKDHGFDYWFSTQNNAMPSHKDPSNFVRNGEPCGTISGYASQIVADEAIDWLSNQRDQAKPFFLYVCFHEPHEPIRTASEFALQYDAIEDPSTKNYFGNITQMDHNLGRLLATLDRLNLRDNTLVWFTSDNGPARTKYHNAGSAGGLREFKGHVYEGGIRVPGIVQWRDKIKPGSTSDEPVCGIDLLPTVCAIAGVAAPADRVIDGQNVWPLLTGEKFAREKPLYWQYPLSQTPPTVALRAGDWKIVGQVSERPTTLQPVVTEQSMHALKTAELAQCELYNLRDDRAETNDLGTMQPEQFAAMRALLEAKYKEVRAEMPVWPLFNAPNLDGKQIEWPNYTAPPLKKK comes from the coding sequence ATGAAGACCAATCCAGGCGTCATATGTAGCTTGTTGTTCGTGATTCTGTTAGGCGCCGTGTCGACGGCTGCCGCCGTCGAGCGGCCAAACTTTGTCGTCGTGCTGGCTGACGACCTGGGTTATGGCGACCTGGGTTGCTTTGGCCACCCGACGGTTCGCTCGCCAAATCTCGACCGGCTGGCCGCCGAGGGGTGTCGGCTGACGCAATGCTACTCGGCCGGCGCGGTTTGTTCGCCGTCGCGCGCCGGCTTGATGACCGGGCGCACGCCCTGTCGGCTGGGAATCAACAACCACATCCCCCAGTTGTCTCCTCTGCACTTGCAGGCCAAGGAATTGACCGTGGCCAAATTGCTGCAGGGCGCAGGCTACGCGACGTGCCACGTCGGCAAGTGGCACCTGTGTGGCAAGTTCAACGAGCCTTCACAGCCGCAGCCCAAGGACCACGGCTTTGACTACTGGTTCAGCACCCAGAACAACGCCATGCCCAGCCACAAGGATCCGAGTAACTTTGTCCGCAACGGCGAGCCGTGCGGGACGATCTCGGGCTATGCGTCGCAGATCGTGGCCGACGAGGCGATCGACTGGCTGTCGAACCAGCGAGATCAGGCCAAGCCCTTCTTCCTATACGTTTGTTTTCACGAGCCGCACGAGCCGATCCGTACCGCGTCCGAGTTCGCGTTGCAATACGACGCGATCGAGGATCCGAGCACGAAGAACTATTTCGGCAACATCACCCAGATGGACCATAATCTCGGGCGGCTGCTGGCGACGCTCGACCGGTTGAACCTGCGCGACAACACGCTGGTCTGGTTCACTAGTGACAACGGCCCGGCCCGGACCAAGTATCACAATGCCGGCTCGGCCGGGGGCTTGCGCGAGTTCAAGGGGCACGTTTACGAAGGGGGCATCCGCGTGCCGGGCATCGTCCAGTGGCGCGACAAGATCAAGCCAGGCTCGACCAGCGATGAACCGGTGTGCGGTATCGACTTGCTGCCGACGGTTTGTGCCATAGCAGGTGTGGCCGCGCCGGCCGATCGGGTGATCGACGGCCAGAACGTGTGGCCCTTGCTGACCGGCGAAAAGTTCGCGCGCGAGAAACCGTTGTATTGGCAATATCCGCTGTCGCAGACGCCGCCAACGGTGGCCTTGCGCGCGGGCGATTGGAAGATCGTTGGCCAAGTAAGCGAGCGCCCGACCACGTTGCAGCCCGTCGTGACCGAGCAGAGCATGCACGCCCTGAAGACGGCCGAGTTGGCGCAGTGCGAGTTGTACAACCTACGTGACGATCGGGCCGAGACGAACGACCTGGGGACTATGCAGCCCGAGCAGTTCGCTGCCATGCGGGCGTTGCTCGAGGCGAAATACAAAGAGGTCCGCGCCGAGATGCCGGTCTGGCCGTTGTTCAACGCGCCGAATCTGGACGGCAAGCAGATCGAATGGCCGAACTACACGGCGCCTCCGCTGAAGAAGAAGTGA
- a CDS encoding bifunctional 3,4-dihydroxy-2-butanone-4-phosphate synthase/GTP cyclohydrolase II produces the protein MKFSTVEAAVAAIRAGQIVIVVDDEDRENEGDFICAAEKVTPELINFMITHGRGQVCTPLLPDVCERLKLSPMVDRNTAPLGTAFTVSVDHRSAHTGITARERAAGVLALIDPHSQPGDFMRPGHLFPLVAKEGGVLRRAGHTEATIDLARLAELTPAGVLCEILNSEGDRANREQLAALAKAHHLEMISIEQLIKYRRQQEKLVYRQVEVPLPTRHGLFTCIAYGVKYESQEPIVLVMGDVAAAEAPLVRVHSSCFTGDLLDSLRCDCGDQLHMALERIAAEGAGVLVYLPQEGRGIGLIDKLKAYKLQDEGLDTVEANLALGYKADMRDYGIGLQLLKDVGLRKVRLLTNNPKKIDAVISGGFDLEVVDQVPITSPANEHNARYLATKREKLGHKLPAPAAEPKKPHAKSSHSDGPSSGPRDK, from the coding sequence ATGAAATTTTCGACCGTCGAAGCGGCCGTGGCCGCCATTCGCGCCGGCCAAATCGTGATTGTGGTTGACGACGAAGACCGCGAAAACGAAGGCGATTTCATCTGCGCGGCCGAGAAAGTCACGCCCGAGCTGATCAACTTCATGATCACCCACGGCCGGGGCCAGGTCTGCACGCCGCTGCTGCCCGATGTCTGCGAACGGCTCAAGCTGTCGCCGATGGTCGACCGGAACACCGCTCCGCTGGGGACGGCCTTCACCGTCTCGGTCGATCACCGCAGCGCCCACACCGGCATCACGGCCCGCGAGCGCGCGGCCGGTGTCTTGGCGCTGATCGACCCGCACAGCCAGCCGGGTGACTTTATGCGCCCCGGGCACCTATTCCCGCTGGTGGCCAAGGAAGGGGGCGTGCTGCGCCGCGCGGGGCACACCGAAGCGACGATCGACCTGGCGCGCCTGGCCGAGCTGACTCCGGCCGGCGTGTTGTGCGAGATTCTGAACAGCGAAGGTGACCGGGCCAATCGCGAGCAACTGGCCGCGCTGGCCAAGGCCCACCACCTGGAAATGATCTCGATCGAGCAACTGATCAAGTACCGCCGCCAGCAAGAGAAGCTGGTCTACCGCCAGGTCGAAGTGCCGTTGCCGACCCGGCACGGCTTGTTCACCTGCATCGCCTATGGCGTGAAGTACGAGTCGCAAGAGCCGATCGTGCTGGTCATGGGGGACGTCGCGGCGGCCGAAGCGCCGTTGGTCCGCGTTCACTCGTCGTGCTTCACGGGCGATTTGCTCGACTCGTTGCGTTGCGACTGTGGCGATCAGTTGCACATGGCGCTCGAGCGAATCGCCGCCGAGGGGGCGGGAGTGCTGGTCTATCTGCCGCAAGAAGGGCGCGGCATCGGGCTGATCGACAAGCTCAAGGCCTACAAGCTGCAGGACGAAGGGCTCGACACGGTCGAGGCGAACTTGGCCCTGGGCTACAAAGCCGATATGCGCGACTACGGCATCGGCTTGCAGTTGCTCAAGGATGTCGGGCTGCGAAAGGTGCGATTGCTGACGAACAATCCCAAGAAGATCGACGCGGTGATCTCCGGCGGTTTCGACCTGGAAGTGGTCGACCAGGTGCCAATCACGTCACCGGCCAACGAGCACAACGCCCGCTACCTGGCCACCAAGCGCGAGAAGTTGGGGCACAAGTTGCCGGCCCCGGCGGCCGAGCCGAAGAAGCCGCACGCGAAATCGTCACACTCCGACGGGCCGTCGTCCGGCCCGCGCGACAAGTAA
- a CDS encoding sigma-54-dependent Fis family transcriptional regulator, producing the protein MNAARLLIVDHVASAAALATLLADRPGTETVQAEDLEIALKHLERDDFDAVIASLPALADDSFALIERLRAAGDDVPVVFLAEQPSVEQVIDCMRRGAVDVLRLPPARDDVFACLDRVLATRHLAAEHELLRRQVERPYIFDDIIGTSPAMKRVFDTIERVADSDVPVLVIGETGTGKELVARSLHRRSRRAQRPFVAVDCGAIPENLLESEFFGHERGAFTGADNRSIGLLEFSNGGTFFLDELGELPLLLQAKLLRTLQERKIRRVGGRAEIDIDVRVVAATGRDIEAMIASSQFRQDLYYRINVVRIELPPLRERGDDLGLLAEYFATRYSREMQRDLMGITPEAYQVLSHYRWPGNVRELQNVIRRAIALSSDRMIGLDDLPESLIVRADEPTTASGRGYFAMRDEYMSRFERQYLTDLLARYRGDVKLAAEEARLPRGTLYRLMKNADLDAERFRN; encoded by the coding sequence ATGAACGCGGCCCGACTATTGATCGTCGACCATGTGGCCTCGGCCGCGGCGCTGGCAACGCTGCTGGCCGACCGGCCCGGCACCGAAACGGTGCAGGCCGAGGACCTGGAAATCGCGCTCAAGCACCTGGAGCGCGACGACTTCGACGCCGTGATCGCCAGCTTGCCGGCCCTGGCGGATGACAGCTTTGCGCTGATCGAGCGCCTGCGCGCGGCGGGGGACGATGTGCCGGTGGTGTTCCTGGCCGAGCAGCCGTCGGTCGAGCAGGTGATCGATTGCATGCGCCGCGGCGCGGTCGACGTGCTGCGATTGCCGCCGGCGCGTGACGATGTGTTCGCCTGCCTCGATCGCGTGCTGGCCACGCGGCACCTGGCGGCCGAGCACGAATTGCTGCGCCGGCAGGTCGAGCGGCCTTACATCTTTGACGACATCATCGGCACCAGCCCGGCCATGAAGCGCGTCTTCGACACGATCGAACGTGTGGCCGACTCGGACGTGCCGGTGCTGGTCATCGGCGAGACGGGCACGGGCAAGGAGTTGGTCGCGCGGTCGTTGCACCGCCGCAGCCGGCGGGCCCAGCGGCCGTTCGTGGCGGTCGATTGCGGCGCTATTCCCGAGAACCTGCTCGAGTCGGAGTTCTTTGGTCACGAGCGGGGGGCGTTCACCGGTGCCGACAATCGAAGCATCGGCCTGTTGGAATTCTCTAACGGCGGCACATTCTTCCTCGACGAATTGGGCGAGCTGCCGCTGCTGCTCCAGGCCAAGCTGCTGCGCACGCTGCAAGAGCGCAAGATTCGCCGCGTCGGCGGCCGGGCCGAAATCGACATCGACGTTCGCGTGGTGGCCGCCACGGGGCGCGACATCGAGGCCATGATCGCGTCGAGCCAGTTCCGCCAGGATTTATATTACCGGATCAACGTGGTGCGAATCGAGCTGCCCCCCTTGCGCGAACGCGGCGACGACCTGGGCTTGCTGGCCGAGTATTTCGCCACCCGCTATTCGCGCGAGATGCAGCGCGACCTGATGGGGATCACGCCCGAGGCGTACCAGGTGCTGTCCCATTACCGCTGGCCGGGGAACGTGCGCGAGCTGCAGAACGTGATCCGCCGAGCCATCGCCCTGTCGAGCGATCGAATGATCGGGCTCGACGATCTGCCCGAGAGTTTGATCGTCCGGGCCGACGAACCGACGACGGCCAGCGGGCGCGGCTACTTTGCCATGCGTGACGAGTACATGTCACGGTTCGAGCGGCAATACCTGACCGACCTGCTGGCCCGCTACCGCGGCGACGTGAAACTGGCGGCCGAAGAGGCGAGACTGCCGCGCGGCACGCTCTATCGCTTGATGAAAAACGCCGACCTAGACGCCGAACGGTTTCGGAATTGA
- a CDS encoding Hsp70 family protein, which yields MGTIVGIDLGTTNSAVAHLTADGPQIISNALGERLTPSVVGIDPEGKLLVGREAKELLVLHPDRCTSLFKRYMGSDWTVQLAGRTYTPEQLSGLVLRALKEDAEAHLGTPIERAVITVPAYFNDNQRKATMNAGRIAGLQVERILNEPTAAAMAYGLHEQEEEKVLVVLDLGGGTFDVSVVELCSGVLEVRASSGENFLGGEDFTRSLAARVMTGVGLAFERTEVEAPHLVSRMIQQAELAKCQLSRQADATLRVPDREGHFHDDSQVITVTREQFESGTASLLARMELPIRRALGDTNLKPADIDEVILVGGATRMPMFIERVTQMFSKPPRCRLNPDEVVALGAAVQAGLVARDVNVEDLVVTDVAPFTLGIETTRKVGHEHRDGYFLPIINRNTTIPVSRCERVATLRANQREVSVKIYQGEGRRVADNLFLGQFEVQGIPPGPPGQELDIRFTYDLNGVLEIEATIVETQRKVTHVVTRYARGLSAGQIAEAVAKMEDLKRHPREEAVNRFLIRRAERIYRELALDERHLLNELIGGFEQVLEEGPADAVERYRLELQMFLDRFDPGAADDSAWNDDQG from the coding sequence ATGGGAACGATTGTCGGTATTGATCTAGGGACCACCAACTCGGCCGTGGCCCATTTGACCGCGGACGGCCCGCAAATCATCTCGAACGCGCTCGGCGAACGGCTGACACCGTCGGTCGTGGGGATCGATCCCGAGGGGAAGCTGCTGGTCGGTCGCGAGGCCAAAGAGCTGCTGGTGTTGCATCCCGACCGCTGCACGTCGCTGTTCAAGCGGTACATGGGCTCCGACTGGACCGTCCAGCTTGCCGGTCGCACGTACACGCCCGAGCAACTGTCCGGGCTGGTGTTGCGCGCGCTGAAAGAAGACGCCGAGGCCCACCTGGGCACGCCGATCGAGCGCGCGGTCATCACCGTACCCGCCTACTTCAACGACAACCAGCGCAAGGCCACGATGAACGCCGGGCGGATCGCCGGCCTGCAAGTCGAACGTATTCTGAACGAGCCGACGGCGGCGGCTATGGCGTATGGTCTGCACGAACAGGAAGAAGAAAAAGTTCTCGTCGTCCTCGATCTCGGCGGCGGTACGTTCGATGTCTCGGTGGTCGAGTTGTGCAGCGGCGTCCTGGAAGTCCGCGCCAGCAGCGGCGAAAACTTCCTGGGTGGCGAAGACTTCACCCGATCGCTGGCGGCCCGGGTGATGACGGGCGTGGGACTGGCCTTTGAGCGAACCGAGGTCGAAGCGCCCCATCTGGTGTCGCGGATGATCCAGCAAGCCGAGCTGGCCAAGTGCCAACTATCGCGCCAGGCCGACGCCACGCTGCGCGTCCCCGATCGGGAAGGCCACTTCCACGACGATTCGCAGGTGATCACGGTCACGCGCGAACAGTTCGAGTCCGGCACCGCGTCTTTGCTGGCCCGGATGGAGTTGCCCATCCGGCGAGCGTTGGGGGACACGAACCTGAAGCCGGCCGACATCGACGAAGTGATCCTGGTCGGCGGGGCTACGCGGATGCCGATGTTCATCGAGCGCGTGACGCAGATGTTCAGCAAGCCGCCGCGCTGCCGCTTGAACCCCGACGAGGTCGTGGCCCTGGGGGCCGCGGTCCAGGCCGGCCTGGTGGCCCGAGATGTGAACGTCGAAGACCTGGTGGTGACTGACGTGGCGCCGTTTACCCTGGGCATCGAAACGACTCGCAAAGTCGGCCACGAGCACCGCGATGGCTACTTCCTGCCGATCATCAATCGCAATACCACCATCCCGGTCAGTCGCTGCGAGCGCGTGGCGACGCTGCGCGCCAACCAGCGCGAAGTGAGCGTCAAGATCTACCAAGGCGAAGGCCGCCGCGTGGCCGACAACTTGTTCCTGGGCCAGTTCGAGGTGCAGGGCATTCCGCCAGGGCCGCCGGGCCAGGAACTCGACATCCGCTTTACCTACGATCTGAACGGCGTGCTCGAAATCGAAGCCACGATCGTCGAGACCCAGCGCAAGGTGACCCACGTGGTCACGCGCTACGCTCGCGGACTGTCGGCGGGTCAGATTGCCGAGGCCGTGGCCAAGATGGAGGATCTGAAACGCCACCCGCGCGAAGAAGCCGTCAACCGGTTTCTGATCCGCCGGGCCGAACGGATTTACCGCGAATTGGCCCTCGACGAGCGGCACCTGCTCAACGAATTGATCGGCGGCTTTGAACAAGTGCTGGAAGAAGGTCCGGCCGACGCGGTAGAACGGTATCGGCTGGAGTTGCAAATGTTCCTCGATCGCTTCGACCCCGGAGCCGCTGATGATTCAGCCTGGAACGACGATCAAGGCTGA
- a CDS encoding RluA family pseudouridine synthase: MLAYLLATLGQNRTAVKKLLKHGAIAVNGRTTRQFDQQLAPGDEVLVTDLRAAAATAELAAADIEIVYEDDDLVVLDKPAGLLTVATEIDKIDTLFFRLSEYWKGRDGAAAAHPQVVHRLDHGTSGLVLFAKSAEVKALLQERWPTVEKTYFAVVEGTPRAEQGTVTSYLVESKSLKVYSNHRPSDGARRATTHYRLLESRGGLSLLQVRLATGRKHQIRVHLAELGTPVTGDHRYGAKQDPCERLALHAGRLTLAHPKTGEPLLLVSPLPRAMAKLFPEFRSVATPDA, encoded by the coding sequence CTGCTGGCCTATTTGCTGGCCACGCTGGGCCAGAACCGCACGGCCGTCAAGAAGCTGCTCAAGCATGGCGCGATCGCCGTCAACGGCCGCACGACGCGGCAGTTCGACCAGCAGCTAGCGCCAGGTGACGAGGTGCTGGTCACCGACCTGCGCGCCGCCGCGGCGACGGCCGAGCTGGCGGCCGCCGACATCGAGATCGTTTACGAAGACGACGACCTCGTGGTCCTCGACAAGCCGGCCGGCCTGCTGACCGTGGCGACCGAAATTGACAAGATCGACACCCTGTTCTTCCGGCTCAGCGAGTATTGGAAGGGGCGCGACGGCGCCGCGGCCGCCCATCCCCAGGTGGTCCACCGGCTCGATCATGGCACCTCGGGGCTGGTGCTGTTCGCCAAGAGCGCCGAAGTCAAAGCCTTGCTTCAAGAGCGTTGGCCCACGGTCGAGAAAACGTATTTCGCCGTGGTCGAGGGGACGCCTCGGGCCGAGCAAGGGACCGTGACCAGTTATCTGGTCGAGAGCAAGTCGCTGAAGGTGTACAGCAACCACCGGCCCAGCGACGGCGCGCGGCGAGCGACTACGCACTATCGGCTGCTCGAATCGCGCGGGGGGCTGTCACTGTTGCAGGTGCGACTAGCCACCGGGCGCAAGCACCAGATTCGCGTCCACCTGGCCGAGTTGGGAACGCCCGTCACCGGCGATCACCGCTACGGGGCCAAGCAAGACCCCTGCGAGCGGTTGGCGCTGCACGCGGGCCGGCTGACGCTCGCGCATCCGAAGACGGGCGAACCGCTGTTACTGGTGTCGCCGTTGCCGCGGGCGATGGCGAAGCTCTTTCCCGAGTTCCGCTCGGTCGCCACGCCTGACGCTTAG